A window of Mucilaginibacter paludis DSM 18603 contains these coding sequences:
- the kbl gene encoding glycine C-acetyltransferase: MYDTLKHRLQQELDQIRDSGLYKNERIISSAQGPEITVNGKTVLNFCANNYLGLSNQPGVTAAAKAAIDTHGYGLSSVRFICGTQDIHQTLERKLSEFLGTEDTILYAAAFDANGGIFEPLFNETDAIISDQLNHASIIDGIRLCKAQRYRYLHDDMADLEKHLQSTQHLRHRLIVTDGAFSMDGTIARLDEICALAERYDALVMSDESHCTGFLGKNGRGTHEHHQVMDRVDILTGTLGKALGGASGGFTSGRKEIIALLRQRSRPYLFSNTLAPAITGASIAVLDQLLASTHLRDKLENNTRYFREQLTAAGFDIRPGSHPIVPVMLYDAKLAQAFAASMLEEGIYVIGFCYPVVPEGQARIRVQLSAAHEQEHLDRAVAAFTKVGTALGIISSINS, from the coding sequence ATGTACGACACCTTAAAACACCGCCTGCAACAGGAACTCGACCAGATCCGGGATTCCGGCCTCTATAAAAACGAAAGGATCATCAGCTCCGCCCAGGGCCCCGAGATCACCGTCAACGGTAAAACCGTGCTGAATTTCTGCGCCAATAATTACTTGGGCTTGTCCAACCAGCCCGGCGTCACCGCAGCCGCCAAAGCGGCCATCGACACCCATGGCTACGGGCTGTCCTCCGTCCGCTTCATTTGCGGCACCCAGGATATCCACCAAACCCTGGAACGCAAACTATCCGAATTCCTCGGCACGGAAGACACCATCCTCTATGCCGCCGCCTTCGATGCCAACGGCGGTATCTTCGAGCCCCTCTTTAATGAAACAGACGCCATCATTTCCGACCAGCTGAACCACGCGTCCATCATCGACGGGATACGTTTATGCAAAGCGCAACGCTACCGCTACCTGCACGACGACATGGCCGACCTTGAAAAACACCTCCAGTCCACACAGCACCTCCGGCACCGGCTCATCGTCACCGACGGCGCATTTTCCATGGACGGCACCATCGCCCGGCTGGACGAGATCTGCGCACTGGCGGAACGCTACGATGCCCTGGTCATGAGCGACGAAAGCCACTGCACCGGCTTTCTCGGCAAAAACGGCCGGGGAACACACGAACACCACCAGGTCATGGACCGTGTCGACATCCTGACGGGGACCCTGGGTAAAGCCCTGGGCGGCGCATCCGGCGGATTTACCTCCGGGCGCAAAGAGATCATCGCGCTGCTGCGCCAGCGCTCCAGGCCCTATCTGTTCTCCAATACCCTGGCACCCGCCATCACCGGGGCCAGCATCGCCGTCCTTGACCAGCTATTGGCTTCCACCCATTTGCGGGACAAACTGGAAAACAACACCCGCTATTTCCGGGAACAGCTGACCGCCGCCGGCTTTGATATCAGGCCCGGTTCCCACCCGATCGTCCCCGTTATGCTCTACGACGCGAAACTAGCGCAGGCTTTTGCCGCAAGCATGCTGGAAGAAGGCATTTACGTCATCGGCTTCTGCTATCCCGTCGTCCCCGAAGGCCAGGCCCGCATCCGGGTACAGCTATCGGCCGCGCATGAACAGGAACACCTCGACCGGGCCGTGGCCGCCTTCACCAAAGTAGGCACCGCCCTAGGCATCATTTCATCAATCAACTCATGA